Proteins found in one Quercus robur chromosome 2, dhQueRobu3.1, whole genome shotgun sequence genomic segment:
- the LOC126698272 gene encoding uncharacterized protein LOC126698272 — protein sequence MGGKGKPGREILKTSLHLVEEYHAVNKFRPEDAQGVRPVITWRPPTREQHKVNIDGAVFKHRKKARIGVVIRDENGVVTAALSKILNAPLGAMEIEAKAMEAGVLFAQDVGIREAMFEGDSLVICKALQGEGEAPSSTHNVLVVTLEQTSGFRSFYFSHVKTQGNVSAHLLAQYAKEVENYVVWLEECPSFLEHVCAHDMSVVSHS from the coding sequence ATGGGAGGCAAAGGCAAACCGGGAAGAGAAATCTTGAAGACCTCGTTGCACCTTGTGGAAGAGTACCATGCTGTGAACAAATTCAGACCAGAAGATGCCCAAGGGGTGAGGCCAGTGATAACATGGAGGCCTCCTACCCGAGAACAACATAAGGTGAACATCGATGGTGCAGTCTTCAAGCATAGAAAAAAGGCGAGAATTGGTGTGGTGATTCGGGATGAAAATGGGGTGGTAACAGCAGCCTTAAGTAAGATATTAAATGCACCTCTGGGAGCAATGGAGATCGAAGCAAAAGCAATGGAAGCAGGTGTACTGTTTGCACAGGATGTGGGGATTAGGGAGGCAATGTTTGAAGGAGACTCGTTGGTCATTTGCAAGGCCCTCCAGGGTGAGGGGGAGGCTCCCTCATCCACTCATAATGTGTTGGTAGTAACATTGGAACAAACCTCAGGCTTTAGAAGCTTTTATTTCTCTCATGTAAAAACACAGGGAAATGTCTCTGCTCACTTGTTAGCTCAGTACGCAAAAGAGGTCGAGAACTATGTAGTTTGGCTAGAGGAATGCCCTAGCTTTTTAGAGCACGTGTGTGCTCATGATATGTCTGTAGTCTCTCATTCCTGA
- the LOC126713505 gene encoding protein NRT1/ PTR FAMILY 5.10-like → MDKPLLSDNIVDAVVDYKGRQVLRSNKGGWKSAYFLLGMEVAERFAYYGISVNLITYLTGPLGQSTATAAENVNVWLGTALLLPLLGAFLADSFLGRYRTILIASLIYILGLGLLTLSALLPSLSTVDFIDPNKIMLRSTRQLQLILFFLSLYLVAVGQGGHKPCVQAFGADQFDGLDPEECKAKSSFFNWWYFGICGSAAVTKLVICYVQENLSWSLGFGIPCILMVVGLGVFLLGTRTYRYSVKGDEKSPFVRIGRVFVAAVKNWRTTPLAIIMEEEAHATLPHHNSEQFKFLNKALLFPDGSKEGNVCSVSDVEEAKTVLRLVPIWVTSLAYAVVHSQITTFFTKQGATMDRTIFPGFEIPAASLQSFVGLSIILVIPIYDRIFVPIARAFTGKPSGITMLQRIGIGMLFSAIGIVFAALVEMKRLKTAKEYGLVDMPDVTIPMSAWWLLPQYVLSGIADVFTVVGLQEFFYDQVPIELRSVGLALYISIFGVGSFLSSFLVSVIEEVFGRDGKNSWFADNLNRAHLDYFYWLLAGLSAAALAPYVYFAKFYIYNRKSTT, encoded by the exons ATGGACAAGCCACTTCTGTCAGACAATATTGTGGATGCTGTAGTAGACTACAAAGGCCGCCAAGTCCTCCGATCAAACAAAGGTGGCTGGAAGTctgcatattttcttttag GTATGGAAGTGGCGGAGAGGTTCGCTTACTATGGGATAAGCGTGAACCTGATAACGTACTTGACGGGTCCGCTGGGTCAGTCCACAGCCACTGCGGCGGAGAACGTTAACGTTTGGTTAGGAACGGCGTTGTTGCTTCCTCTTTTGGGAGCATTCCTGGCTGATTCTTTTCTGGGTCGCTACCGCACCATTCTCATTGCTTCTCTTATCTACATCTTG GGACTGGGCTTGTTGACTCTGTCGGCTCTGCTTCCTTCTCTAAGCACTGTTGATTTCATTGACCCCAACAAAATTATGTTACGTTCTACTCGTCAGCTCCAATTAATCTTATTCTTCTTATCTCTATACCTAGTCGCTGTTGGGCAAGGTGGACACAAACCTTGTGTTCAGGCTTTTGGAGCTGATCAGTTTGATGGACTAGATCCTGAGGAGTGCAAAGCCAAAAGCTCATTCTTCAACTGGTGGTATTTTGGTATATGTGGAAGTGCTGCTGTAACAAAGTTGGTCATTTGCTATGTACAAGAAAACCTTAGTTGGAGTTTGGGATTTGGAATTCCTTGTATTCTGATGGTTGTTGGATTGGGTGTTTTCTTACTTGGTACCAGGACTTATCGATATAGTGTTAAAGGGGATGAGAAAAGCCCTTTTGTGAGGATTGGTCGAGTCTTTGTTGCTGCAGTTAAAAATTGGCGGACTACCCCTTTGGCAATAATTATGGAAGAGGAAGCTCATGCAACCTTGCCACACCATAACTCTGAACAATTCAA GTTTCTCAACAAAGCCTTGCTGTTCCCAGATGGTTCAAAAGAAGGCAATGTTTGTTCTGTTAGTGACGTTGAAGAAGCAAAGACGGTTCTTAGGCTTGTTCCAATATGGGTTACGAGCTTGGCATATGCTGTTGTGCATTCTCAGATCACAACTTTCTTTACCAAGCAAGGTGCTACCATGGACAGAACAATTTTTCCTGGCTTTGAGATACCAGCTGCTTCACTACAGTCCTTTGTTGGCCTGTCCATTATTCTTGTCATTCCCATATATGATCGCATCTTTGTTCCTATAGCAAGGGCTTTTACTGGAAAGCCCTCTGGCATCACGATGTTACAGAGAATTGGAATTGGGATGCTTTTCTCTGCCATTGGCATTGTATTTGCAGCTCTAGTTGAAATGAAAAGGCTCAAAACTGCTAAAGAATATGGGCTAGTTGATATGCCAGATGTGACTATTCCTATGAGTGCGTGGTGGCTTCTTCCTCAATATGTTCTGTCTGGAATTGCTGATGTTTTCACTGTGGTTGGCCTACAAGAATTCTTCTATGATCAAGTCCCAATTGAATTAAGAAGTGTGGGTCTTGCCCTCTATATCAGTATTTTTGGGGTCGGGAGTTTTTTGAGTAGCTTTCTCGTCTCTGTCATTGAAGAAGTGTTTGGTAGGGATGGCAAAAATAGTTGGTTTGCTGATAATCTTAATCGGGCACATCTTGATTACTTCTATTGGCTACTTGCCGGACTCAGTGCAGCAGCATTGGCTCCTTATGtatattttgcaaaattttacatttataaTAGGAAAAGTACAACATAG